In the Oryzias latipes chromosome 9, ASM223467v1 genome, one interval contains:
- the LOC101175485 gene encoding interleukin-12 subunit beta-like has translation MKILSVWTFGLLLFTFGGAHGHEVFPENFVVVKKNDPRPVTLTCNTQAEKVDSWTLDGEEVEFDSYVRMEGPNLKVSEVDAPMLGKYSCWSGGKMLSSTYLFQELEEEGDLDSLLSCRAKSYDCNFTCSLKDSRFTAVRLGLGQDCSEGQQSCQWESSSSSSSSSSHDGELQFVLPHSLSPYAEESTMLELTAEAINMYYILRRTKTFYLRDIIQPDSPEIVRCEEVGEQLNVSVDPPPSWSTPHSFFSLEYEIQYELKDDGTIENSFSTLIPRKINRLRVRSRDSLVLSAWSQWTAWQNVRKGKKNRHRCKKRHQGDLQDSTPGSSDRLKTKRRKHKKKKKGLFKQNEH, from the exons ATG AAGATTTTATCAGTCTGGACATTTGGGCTTCTCCTATTCACCTTTGGGGGAGCACATGGACATGAAGTCTTTCCTGAAAACT TTGTGGTGGTGAAGAAGAACGATCCTCGGCCAGTCACGCTGACCTGCAACACACAGGCGGAGAAAGTTGATTCGTGGACGTTAGACGGAGAAGAAGTGGAGTTTGACAGCTACGTCCGGATGGAGGGGCCAAACCTCAAAGTGTCTGAAGTCGATGCCCCCATGTTGGGGAAATACAGCTGCTGGAGTGGGGGCAAAATGCTCTCATCTACTTATCTGTTCCAGGAGCTCGAGGAAGAAGGGGATTTAG ATTCTTTGCTAAGTTGTCGAGCAAAGTCCTATGATTGTAATTTCACATGCAGCTTGAAGGACAGTAGATTTACAGCAGTCCGCCTCGGACTTGGACAAGACTG CAGTGAAGGTCAGCAATCGTGTCAGTgggaaagcagcagcagcagcagcagcagcagcagccatgaTGGGGAACTCCAGTTTGTTCTGCCTCATTCCCTGTCACCTTATGCTGAGGAAAGCACCATGCTAGAACTGACTGCAGAGGCCATCAACATGTATTACATCCTCCGCAGAACCAAGACGTTTTACCTCAGAGACATCA TTCAGCCTGACAGTCCTGAGATAGTGAGGTGTGAGGAGGTCGGCGAGCAGCTAAACGTGAGCGTTGACCCTCCTCCCAGCTGGTCCACGCCTCACAGCTTCTTCAGTCTGGAGTACGAGATCCAATACGAGCTAAAAGATGATGGCACG ATTGAGAACTCTTTCTCCACTCTGATACCAAGGAAGATCAACCGGCTGAGGGTTCGCTCCAGGGACTCGCTGGTGCTCTCAGCCTGGAGTCAGTGGACTGCATGGCAAAAT GttagaaaagggaaaaagaacCGTCACCGGTGCAAAAAGAGACACCAAGGTGACCTTCAGGACTCCACACCTGGGTCCTCGGACCGCCTGAAGACGAAACGGAggaagcataaaaaaaagaaaaagggattatttaaacaaaacgAGCACTGA
- the LOC101169115 gene encoding transcription factor BTF3 — protein MKESIMNQEKLVKLQAQVRIDGKGSARRKRKVVHRTATADDKKLHFSLKKLGVNNISGIEEVSMFTNQGTVIHFNNPKVQASLAANTFAVTGHAENKQLTEMLPGILSQLGADSLTSLRRLAEHLPKTVGEHKVPIVDAEEEEDEVPDLVENFDEASKNEAN, from the exons ATGAAAGAGTCAattatgaatcaggagaagCTGGTGAAACTGCAGGCCCAGGTCCGCATAGATGGGAAG GGGTCGGCTCGGAGAAAGAGGAAGGTTGTGCACAGAACAGCTACAGCAGATGACAAAAAACTACACTTTTCCCTAAAGAAACTAGGAGTAAACAACATTTCTGGAATTGAGGAG GTGAGCATGTTTACAAACCAGGGGACGGTGATCCACTTTAACAACCCAAAAGTCCAGGCCTCCCTGGCCGCCAACACCTTCGCCGTCACAGGACATGCTGAGAACAAACAGCTAACAGAAATGCTCCCTGGGATCCTCAGTCAGTTAGGCGCCGACAGTCTTACCAGCCTCAGGAGACTGGCAGAGCACCTGCCCAAAACAG TGGGAGAGCACAAAGTCCCCATCGTTGACgccgaagaggaggaggatgaagttCCAG ATCTGGTTGAAAACTTTGACGAAGCCTCAAAGAACGAAGCGAATTAA